One region of Endozoicomonas sp. Mp262 genomic DNA includes:
- a CDS encoding multidrug efflux SMR transporter, with translation MFDNLPIAALLWVVAASTCDIVGNVLTKLSDGFAKKHLAVIVMIVQIMAFACLSFALKDIDLSIAYALWGALGIIATTIIGRLMFSESLHPVKLLGIAVTMIAIIFMKLAM, from the coding sequence ATGTTTGATAATCTTCCCATTGCTGCCCTGCTATGGGTGGTCGCAGCCTCCACTTGCGATATTGTTGGTAACGTTCTTACCAAGCTGTCTGATGGCTTTGCCAAAAAACACCTCGCCGTCATCGTCATGATTGTACAAATTATGGCTTTTGCCTGTCTTTCATTCGCCCTGAAGGACATTGATTTAAGCATTGCCTATGCCCTGTGGGGTGCACTGGGTATTATTGCCACAACCATAATAGGTCGACTGATGTTTTCCGAAAGCCTGCATCCGGTCAAGTTATTGGGGATAGCTGTTACTATGATCGCCATTATATTTATGAAGCTGGCCATGTAG
- a CDS encoding hotdog fold thioesterase, whose translation MTAIWKKHFDIETMNASKTANMCSHLGMTITKIGDDYLCGTLPVDERTRQPMGLLHGGASVALAETLGSLAGNLACDNNQYCVGVEINANHLRAVSSGLVTGTARALHLGRSTQVWEIRIEDEQQRLTCISRLTLAVKTTG comes from the coding sequence ATGACCGCTATTTGGAAAAAACATTTCGACATTGAAACAATGAATGCCAGCAAAACAGCCAATATGTGCAGTCATCTCGGTATGACTATTACAAAGATAGGTGATGATTATCTTTGTGGCACTCTCCCCGTTGACGAACGAACCAGGCAGCCCATGGGTTTGCTTCACGGTGGAGCCTCAGTGGCACTGGCAGAAACACTGGGCAGCCTTGCCGGTAATCTGGCCTGTGACAATAATCAGTATTGTGTCGGTGTTGAAATCAATGCCAATCATTTGAGAGCTGTGAGTTCAGGACTGGTCACTGGCACAGCGCGCGCCCTGCATCTTGGACGAAGTACCCAGGTATGGGAAATACGCATCGAAGATGAACAGCAGCGACTAACCTGCATCTCCCGCCTCACCCTGGCAGTGAAAACTACAGGTTAG
- a CDS encoding PhoPQ-activated pathogenicity-related family protein, with protein MKTRVFCMACLLLFTSLCFGKLKPAVFHCHPGKVPDKMQDVLPCYLSTREPDYGWVLKDTRKEVLELSGIKRSITVFFLELTSLRWTQGERDRVSYPLWKHRLTVYQPDGIESRTGLLYINNGTLHPSDNNPAIAPHDDLEFSRIAVKTRSVVIDLKDIPNQYLTFADSAPLSEDHLIAYTWKRFMANPGENFDRLLRLPMVKAVISAMNASQEFLSRKKVPIEQFVLSGGSKRGWTTWLVAAMEDRVSAIVPLVADFLNLPEMIRHLFSVYKEGNPAIAPYLPLRPLVGSESMNKLMATIDPYQYRSLLTLPKYIVSASGDNFVPVDTSRFFYPDLPDKKWMRVLPNRSHYIVRENRKQVSDLVESFYGAFIEHRPMPELKWYEVRGKLRLESSKPPKSARLWTATHPGARDFRKTEDNPRGSRFSSSELAFQCDKACTLNVGLPEPESGWSACFVEVVYDNAPYEDLILTTRVFVVPDQYPE; from the coding sequence ATGAAAACACGTGTATTCTGTATGGCTTGCCTGCTTTTATTCACCAGCTTATGTTTTGGTAAGTTGAAGCCAGCTGTTTTCCATTGCCATCCTGGAAAAGTGCCCGATAAGATGCAGGACGTGCTGCCGTGCTATTTATCCACCAGGGAGCCTGACTATGGCTGGGTATTGAAAGATACCCGGAAGGAAGTGCTGGAGCTGAGTGGAATCAAGCGCTCCATTACTGTATTTTTCCTGGAGCTTACATCTCTTCGCTGGACTCAGGGGGAACGGGATCGGGTTAGCTATCCGCTCTGGAAACACAGATTAACAGTCTATCAGCCCGATGGTATCGAATCCCGTACCGGCTTGTTGTATATCAATAATGGAACTTTACATCCCTCGGATAACAATCCAGCCATAGCCCCCCATGATGATCTTGAATTCTCCCGCATCGCCGTCAAAACCCGCTCAGTGGTCATTGATCTGAAAGATATCCCGAACCAGTATCTGACCTTTGCCGATTCCGCCCCTCTCTCTGAAGATCACTTAATTGCTTATACCTGGAAACGCTTTATGGCAAATCCCGGTGAAAATTTTGATCGGCTACTCAGGTTACCCATGGTTAAAGCTGTGATCAGTGCCATGAATGCCAGTCAGGAATTTCTGTCGCGAAAAAAGGTGCCTATAGAGCAGTTTGTCCTGAGCGGTGGCTCCAAGCGGGGCTGGACCACCTGGCTGGTGGCTGCGATGGAGGATCGGGTATCAGCCATCGTGCCTCTGGTGGCTGATTTTCTCAATCTGCCAGAGATGATCAGGCATTTATTCAGTGTTTATAAAGAAGGTAATCCGGCCATTGCGCCTTATTTACCATTGAGGCCGTTGGTGGGCAGTGAATCGATGAATAAGTTGATGGCAACCATCGACCCTTATCAGTACCGGAGCCTGTTAACGCTACCCAAGTATATTGTCTCTGCTTCCGGGGATAACTTTGTGCCTGTTGATACCAGTCGGTTTTTTTACCCGGACTTACCGGATAAAAAATGGATGAGGGTTTTGCCTAATCGAAGCCATTACATTGTGAGGGAGAACCGTAAACAGGTTTCAGATTTGGTGGAGTCATTTTATGGGGCATTTATCGAGCATCGTCCTATGCCCGAGCTTAAGTGGTATGAAGTCAGGGGTAAACTTCGACTGGAAAGTTCAAAGCCTCCAAAATCTGCCCGGCTCTGGACTGCTACCCATCCTGGAGCACGGGATTTTCGAAAAACAGAAGATAATCCCAGAGGCTCCCGTTTCTCTTCATCTGAATTAGCCTTTCAGTGTGATAAGGCGTGTACCCTTAATGTGGGCTTGCCAGAGCCTGAGTCAGGCTGGAGTGCCTGTTTTGTCGAAGTTGTTTATGACAATGCACCCTATGAGGATTTGATATTAACCACCCGGGTTTTTGTTGTACCTGATCAATATCCGGAATAA
- a CDS encoding SMR family transporter → MYYWFMLLLAIITEVASTSFMKLASESHPVLGYTIMAVLISLSYYCLAQAVRKIPLALAYTMWEGVGLLLISFMSWLIFDETFSLAKIMAIAALLTGLVLMNIGEKLSEQQEKKKKLLNSKFDSIAETAQL, encoded by the coding sequence ATGTATTACTGGTTTATGTTATTGCTGGCAATTATCACTGAAGTCGCCAGCACCTCATTTATGAAGCTGGCCTCCGAAAGCCATCCTGTCCTTGGCTATACCATAATGGCCGTATTGATCTCACTCTCCTATTACTGTCTGGCCCAGGCCGTAAGAAAAATCCCCCTGGCCCTGGCCTATACCATGTGGGAAGGAGTGGGGCTGTTATTAATCAGCTTTATGTCCTGGCTGATTTTTGATGAAACCTTTTCACTGGCCAAAATCATGGCTATAGCCGCACTGCTCACAGGGCTGGTTTTAATGAATATTGGTGAAAAGCTGTCGGAACAGCAGGAGAAAAAAAAGAAATTACTTAACAGCAAGTTCGACAGCATTGCCGAAACAGCGCAGCTATAG
- a CDS encoding gamma-glutamylcyclotransferase has product MAINVFVYGSLLFDEIVVHLTGQSFHTEPALLINHARYAIHQKDRIAKGPAIIYEAGKTVNGKLLIDITPEALAILDKYESGDADASGYERVTVSVILKNGSKKSAQTYRAIDTMRPFLYGSWSQHDFKENHLAWYLMTRIPTLKRQWELQ; this is encoded by the coding sequence ATGGCAATTAATGTTTTTGTATATGGCAGCCTCCTGTTTGATGAGATTGTAGTGCATTTAACAGGGCAATCATTTCATACAGAACCAGCACTCCTCATCAACCATGCGAGATACGCCATTCACCAGAAGGATAGAATAGCCAAAGGCCCTGCCATTATTTACGAAGCAGGCAAAACCGTTAATGGCAAACTGTTAATAGATATTACCCCTGAGGCATTGGCCATACTGGACAAATATGAAAGTGGTGATGCAGATGCCTCAGGCTATGAGCGTGTCACTGTATCAGTCATACTAAAAAATGGCTCAAAAAAATCAGCACAGACATACCGGGCGATTGATACCATGCGGCCATTCCTTTATGGCTCATGGAGCCAGCATGATTTTAAGGAAAACCATCTTGCCTGGTATCTTATGACACGTATCCCGACTCTTAAAAGGCAGTGGGAATTACAGTAA